Proteins encoded by one window of Candidatus Bathyarchaeota archaeon:
- a CDS encoding ATP-binding protein, which yields MKFYDRENELATLEKILLTRGSNMIIVSGRRRIGKSRLINEFLFNKESATILVVPKEEKLVAADFAVAMAVNGYIPTFNKVEEALEYFFVNFKKAILFIDEFPNLLDVASSIPFVFQRVWEKYKDSTSKVLIFSGSYVSMMNKIFTKQKAPLFNRASAYIVLQPLSLKTVWQIQEDLGVDPIEKISNYCLLGGVPYYYELIEKRGKADAVKDLFFDIAAPLREEGLNVLRQEFGSAYKKYFSIIEAIGAGVVSGSEVANRLGVAQTTLSKYIVSLQRDFQLVERTVPYGQNLQKSKKGVYAIKDNTIAFWFALVYGKQEPPSADKLNEFISKRFEVFCRDFLVQYLKAKGETVVWCGRWWGHAKVDGERYENREIDVVVETNTSVYVGECKWTNKKARLEDLRCLEESSLALKTGKPIKKVLFSKRGFNFSQADAMLFDPSRIDMEISKLL from the coding sequence TTGAAGTTCTACGACAGAGAAAACGAACTTGCCACTTTAGAAAAAATTCTCTTGACACGTGGTTCAAACATGATAATCGTTAGCGGACGCAGACGCATCGGCAAAAGCAGGCTCATAAATGAATTCCTTTTCAACAAAGAATCTGCCACGATTCTTGTGGTGCCTAAAGAAGAGAAACTTGTTGCTGCAGACTTTGCCGTGGCCATGGCTGTCAATGGATATATCCCTACATTCAACAAAGTTGAGGAGGCGCTTGAGTACTTCTTTGTTAACTTCAAAAAAGCAATCCTGTTTATAGACGAGTTTCCTAATCTGCTCGACGTAGCCTCTTCAATTCCTTTTGTGTTTCAAAGAGTCTGGGAGAAATACAAAGACAGCACTTCCAAGGTACTGATCTTCTCAGGCTCATATGTTAGTATGATGAACAAGATATTCACCAAGCAGAAGGCACCGCTCTTTAACAGAGCCAGCGCCTATATAGTGTTGCAGCCTCTTAGCCTTAAGACTGTATGGCAGATTCAAGAAGACCTTGGTGTAGACCCCATAGAGAAAATCAGCAACTATTGTCTGCTTGGAGGTGTACCTTACTACTACGAGCTCATAGAGAAACGAGGAAAAGCTGACGCTGTCAAAGATTTGTTCTTTGACATTGCAGCCCCCCTCAGAGAGGAAGGTTTAAATGTGCTTAGGCAAGAATTTGGTTCAGCCTACAAAAAATATTTTTCCATAATCGAAGCCATAGGTGCAGGTGTAGTTTCTGGGAGCGAAGTCGCTAATCGGCTTGGTGTTGCTCAGACGACACTGTCTAAGTATATTGTGTCGCTTCAACGGGACTTCCAGTTGGTGGAGCGTACAGTACCCTACGGGCAAAATCTCCAGAAGAGTAAGAAAGGCGTCTACGCCATAAAAGACAACACTATCGCTTTTTGGTTTGCACTTGTTTACGGTAAACAAGAGCCGCCCTCCGCTGATAAGTTGAACGAGTTTATTAGTAAACGATTTGAGGTCTTTTGCAGAGACTTCTTGGTGCAGTATTTGAAAGCGAAAGGTGAAACTGTTGTTTGGTGTGGTCGATGGTGGGGGCATGCTAAAGTGGATGGTGAGCGGTATGAAAATAGAGAGATCGATGTTGTAGTCGAAACCAACACAAGCGTCTATGTGGGTGAATGTAAATGGACAAACAAGAAGGCGCGTCTTGAGGACCTCAGGTGTCTTGAAGAATCTTCGCTTGCCCTAAAAACAGGAAAGCCTATAAAGAAAGTTTTGTTTTCAAAACGGGGGTTTAACTTCAGCCAAGCAGATGCTATGTTGTTTGATCCAAGCAGAATTGACATGGAAATAAGTAAATTGCTATAA
- a CDS encoding PKD domain-containing protein, with product MRKITKIRRCVRAISPVISVLLMIAIAVVASLVAYAWVMGYMNFQTSKAGNAIQIPSFAAGSDADPDDTDRLRVYVQNVGEGTVKVGTVYVNDIGVGILSPDDLSIGKGATIELLLDLNSPWSAGQTVKIKVVTTDGTFMEMTGKIPSASNPSGNIAPIARFSSSTNDLTANFDASASSDPDGSIVSYAWNFGDSQTGSGVTTSHTYSAAGTYNVVLTVTDNEGATGTVSHGVTVTEPTEPPHMSSFAVSAPSSVTAGSSFSVTVTAKDQFGNTFSSYSGTVTLTSGDSQAVLPSPLAISGGSGTFTGVVLKTSGSQSLTATAGSYTGSTNVAVEHAAAASFDVTPATAVIGAGSAQAYTGTATDLFGNSWVVSASTAWGITTGAGGSWANNVYTSEVVGTWTVTGTYLTFTDTATLEVTFGAVDHITVSPASQSLTAGESQAYTARAYDALGNNWDVTATASWSITTGAEGSWTGNTYTCAKAGTWTVTAQYSGKSATSQLEVTRGDAASITVTPASETIVAGESQEYTAMADDGYGNTWDITDSVAWDIDDDAGGSWTDNTYTSSKAGTWTVQATYDTTLTDTAELTVTAGALHHFVFDTITSPKTVGTPFSITITAKDAFENTVTSYVGTNTLTVSAGTISITTTTAFTGGVWTGDVSITPTGDDITISTAASADNTKTGISNAFDVNPATVNLFYDPFTTGFDSAWTSGGGPYRLNTNPAPGTSGGYYAVLEGSDSGTDDWMIVTIDTTGYGSISLNYWRSPSSLETGDHLYIEWRVGTVGTWTQIEDVTSGSWTPHTFNFPATADDTIIQIQIRVLGRSGDYGLVDDVLVTGTPLPPRTTIFSDDFESDWQSEWTHSDSDIQTSQYHSSNHAARLYVSGSTQGFITLQISTTGYTSIQLNYWRLFDRTGTSADYLIIEWRVGSSGTWTNLETLNSDMTSWGQSGTFNLNGAENQATIQIRFRLQDCEGTGGGGPDYGYIDDVIITGRA from the coding sequence TTGAGAAAGATAACGAAAATTAGACGTTGCGTTCGTGCAATTTCACCTGTAATTTCAGTTTTGCTTATGATTGCGATTGCAGTCGTGGCTTCGCTTGTAGCGTACGCTTGGGTTATGGGATACATGAATTTCCAGACTAGTAAGGCTGGGAATGCTATCCAGATTCCGAGTTTTGCTGCAGGCAGTGATGCTGATCCTGATGATACTGACCGTTTGCGTGTTTATGTGCAGAATGTCGGTGAAGGCACTGTTAAAGTCGGTACCGTGTATGTTAATGACATCGGCGTTGGCATTCTTTCACCTGATGATTTGTCGATTGGTAAAGGTGCAACAATTGAGCTTTTGTTGGATTTGAATTCTCCATGGTCTGCTGGTCAGACTGTAAAAATCAAGGTTGTTACAACTGACGGAACCTTCATGGAGATGACGGGAAAAATCCCAAGCGCTAGCAATCCATCGGGAAACATTGCTCCTATAGCCCGCTTCTCATCATCCACTAATGATTTAACTGCAAACTTTGACGCAAGTGCATCAAGCGATCCTGACGGCTCTATTGTTTCTTATGCTTGGAACTTTGGCGACAGCCAAACAGGCTCAGGCGTGACTACATCACACACTTATTCTGCTGCTGGCACTTACAATGTAGTCTTAACTGTAACTGACAATGAAGGAGCAACCGGTACAGTAAGTCATGGCGTGACTGTTACTGAACCTACTGAGCCACCGCACATGAGTAGTTTTGCTGTTAGTGCTCCAAGTTCAGTGACTGCTGGTTCATCTTTCAGTGTTACTGTTACTGCAAAAGATCAATTCGGCAATACCTTCTCAAGCTACAGTGGTACAGTGACGCTCACCTCAGGTGACAGCCAAGCTGTTTTACCTAGTCCTTTAGCGATTTCTGGCGGTTCAGGAACATTTACTGGTGTTGTCTTGAAGACTTCTGGTTCTCAATCTCTTACTGCTACTGCAGGCTCATATACGGGTTCAACTAACGTTGCTGTGGAACATGCTGCTGCCGCCTCATTTGATGTTACTCCAGCTACCGCCGTGATAGGCGCTGGTAGTGCTCAAGCATACACTGGTACAGCTACAGATTTGTTTGGTAACTCTTGGGTTGTCAGTGCATCAACAGCTTGGGGAATTACTACTGGTGCTGGCGGCTCGTGGGCAAACAATGTTTACACTTCAGAAGTTGTCGGCACTTGGACCGTTACTGGCACATATCTAACCTTCACTGATACAGCAACTTTGGAAGTTACTTTTGGCGCAGTTGACCACATAACAGTTAGCCCCGCTTCACAGTCGTTGACTGCTGGTGAAAGCCAAGCATACACTGCTAGAGCTTACGATGCTCTAGGTAACAATTGGGATGTAACTGCAACTGCAAGCTGGAGCATAACGACAGGCGCAGAGGGTTCATGGACGGGCAACACATATACTTGCGCTAAAGCGGGAACTTGGACTGTTACAGCTCAATACAGTGGAAAATCTGCTACATCTCAACTTGAAGTAACCCGAGGCGATGCTGCCAGCATAACTGTTACTCCAGCCTCAGAAACTATCGTGGCTGGGGAATCTCAGGAATACACTGCTATGGCAGATGACGGTTACGGCAACACATGGGACATTACTGATTCAGTCGCTTGGGATATTGATGATGATGCAGGTGGTTCATGGACAGATAACACTTACACTTCATCCAAAGCAGGCACATGGACAGTACAAGCAACATACGACACAACCCTAACAGACACAGCAGAATTAACGGTAACTGCAGGCGCGCTTCACCACTTTGTCTTTGACACAATTACAAGTCCAAAGACCGTTGGAACACCCTTCAGCATAACCATCACAGCTAAAGATGCATTTGAAAACACAGTGACAAGCTACGTTGGAACAAACACTCTAACTGTATCAGCAGGAACAATCAGCATAACCACTACAACCGCATTCACAGGCGGCGTCTGGACAGGCGACGTAAGCATCACCCCAACTGGCGATGACATAACAATCTCAACCGCAGCTTCAGCAGACAACACAAAAACTGGAATAAGCAACGCATTCGATGTCAACCCCGCAACAGTAAATCTGTTTTACGATCCCTTTACAACAGGTTTCGACTCTGCATGGACTTCAGGAGGAGGCCCCTACAGACTAAACACTAATCCCGCACCAGGAACCAGCGGAGGGTACTACGCAGTGCTTGAAGGCAGTGACAGCGGAACAGATGATTGGATGATAGTTACAATTGATACGACCGGTTACGGATCAATAAGTCTCAACTACTGGAGAAGCCCAAGTAGCCTTGAAACAGGCGACCACCTGTACATTGAGTGGCGCGTAGGCACTGTAGGAACTTGGACTCAGATAGAGGACGTAACAAGTGGATCATGGACGCCGCATACATTCAATTTCCCTGCGACAGCTGACGATACTATAATCCAAATACAAATCCGAGTATTAGGCCGATCTGGTGATTACGGATTAGTAGACGACGTCTTGGTTACAGGCACACCGTTGCCACCGAGAACTACAATATTCTCTGACGACTTTGAAAGCGATTGGCAATCTGAATGGACACATTCGGATTCTGATATTCAAACAAGCCAGTATCATTCAAGTAATCATGCAGCCAGACTCTATGTATCAGGGTCTACTCAGGGATTTATCACATTGCAAATTTCCACGACAGGGTATACGTCAATACAACTCAACTACTGGCGACTATTCGACAGAACTGGAACAAGCGCTGATTATCTGATTATTGAATGGCGCGTCGGAAGTAGTGGAACATGGACAAATCTTGAGACACTCAATAGCGACATGACATCTTGGGGTCAAAGTGGTACCTTTAACCTTAACGGTGCTGAAAACCAAGCAACAATTCAAATAAGATTCAGACTACAAGATTGTGAAGGCACTGGCGGCGGCGGACCAGACTACGGCTACATCGACGACGTAATTATCACAGGTAGAGCATAA
- a CDS encoding type II toxin-antitoxin system HicB family antitoxin has translation MSIQVPFPIIITKENKWFVAVCPLLDIATQGKTELEVKENMVDLINDYLSDPDTQKPALEDIMSLSLTNIPVKVPKGVIHRKTSTAVTAKSN, from the coding sequence ATGTCGATTCAAGTGCCCTTCCCAATCATTATTACTAAGGAAAACAAGTGGTTTGTTGCTGTATGCCCACTTTTGGACATTGCCACTCAGGGAAAAACGGAGCTGGAAGTTAAGGAAAACATGGTGGACCTCATAAACGACTACCTCAGCGACCCCGACACGCAAAAACCAGCCCTCGAAGACATCATGTCTCTCTCACTAACCAATATTCCAGTAAAAGTTCCAAAAGGTGTTATCCATCGCAAAACTTCGACCGCTGTCACAGCGAAAAGTAATTGA
- a CDS encoding PIN domain-containing protein, translating into MKFKKRIYLDTNLYCRPLDNQKDMRIKSETQAFLEMVNKAENGKITIISSNYVKFEIKQIINPQKRKDVQSFEKTLSKTNITSNKKLTTLAQEFISKCHLNALDALHTASACIGNADYLLTCDDQITDSATCIEKIAQTKGYKIKVRNPIKYIQEKGE; encoded by the coding sequence ATGAAATTTAAAAAGCGAATCTACCTTGATACAAACCTTTACTGCCGACCACTCGACAACCAGAAAGACATGCGAATCAAGAGCGAAACCCAAGCCTTCCTAGAAATGGTCAATAAAGCTGAAAACGGCAAAATCACGATAATAAGTTCCAATTATGTAAAATTCGAAATCAAACAAATTATAAATCCTCAAAAAAGAAAAGATGTCCAAAGCTTCGAAAAAACCCTCAGCAAAACAAACATCACTAGCAATAAAAAACTAACAACTCTAGCCCAAGAATTCATCTCCAAATGCCACCTCAACGCCTTAGATGCCCTACACACAGCATCTGCCTGCATAGGCAACGCCGACTACCTATTAACATGCGACGACCAAATCACAGATAGCGCAACCTGCATCGAAAAAATAGCCCAAACAAAAGGATACAAGATAAAAGTAAGAAACCCAATTAAATACATACAAGAAAAGGGAGAATGA
- a CDS encoding DUF87 domain-containing protein, protein MEPTNTHIKEHYGLITNDTRTTQFNFLISPPKNRQPPQKHDLVIIDHPTEGENTQIIAEITEINSYEEIAGTTIGERIGKLLATTKILTAINTTQPNQPTKPLLTPPNPGSRVYMPYNHFIETLYKQAPNGKPYQTPLHIGKTTTTAITNQNTNQPINIHIDQPHLTATHTLISATDGNGKTTLSKTITTQLQNQTTTIIDPNNEYTTKNTQTTPATTEPAAIIKKIKPNQTLTITAENQTQTQKTQNYTNILHTIAKATAEKTTPPMLLIIEEADTLPAQALLEVTTPKNGIAAILITNHPAALHPKILNQTQTQLIGKTTNPADLAIMQNMIKPNTQDLTALGRGEFILASTNIIYPTKIHATPP, encoded by the coding sequence ATGGAACCAACAAACACCCACATAAAAGAACACTACGGCCTCATAACAAACGACACCCGCACAACCCAATTCAACTTCCTCATCAGCCCCCCAAAAAACCGCCAACCACCCCAAAAACACGACCTCGTAATCATCGACCACCCAACCGAAGGCGAAAACACCCAAATCATAGCCGAAATCACAGAAATCAACAGCTACGAAGAAATCGCAGGCACAACCATAGGCGAACGCATCGGCAAACTCTTAGCCACAACAAAAATCCTAACCGCCATCAACACAACACAACCAAACCAACCCACCAAACCCCTCCTCACACCACCAAACCCAGGCAGCCGCGTCTACATGCCCTACAACCACTTCATCGAAACCCTCTATAAACAAGCACCAAACGGCAAACCCTACCAAACCCCACTCCACATAGGCAAAACAACAACCACAGCCATAACAAACCAAAACACAAACCAACCAATCAACATACACATAGACCAACCCCACCTCACAGCAACGCACACGCTCATCTCAGCCACAGACGGCAACGGCAAAACCACCCTATCCAAAACCATAACCACCCAACTCCAAAACCAAACCACCACCATCATAGACCCAAACAACGAATACACAACCAAAAACACCCAAACCACCCCAGCCACCACCGAACCCGCAGCGATTATTAAAAAAATTAAGCCAAACCAAACCCTCACCATAACCGCAGAAAACCAAACCCAAACCCAAAAAACACAAAACTACACCAACATACTGCACACAATCGCGAAAGCCACAGCCGAAAAAACCACACCGCCAATGCTGCTCATCATCGAAGAAGCAGACACCCTGCCCGCACAGGCACTTTTGGAAGTCACAACGCCCAAAAACGGCATCGCAGCCATCCTCATCACTAACCACCCAGCAGCGCTACACCCAAAAATCCTAAACCAAACCCAAACCCAACTCATCGGCAAAACCACCAACCCCGCCGATTTGGCAATTATGCAGAACATGATTAAACCAAACACCCAAGACCTCACCGCACTGGGCAGAGGCGAATTCATCTTAGCCAGCACAAACATAATTTACCCAACAAAAATACACGCCACCCCACCCTAA
- a CDS encoding FxLYD domain-containing protein, with the protein MSTQKNISRKVLASAAIIIIATVAIAAVIVTYYWPSPQTKPTNGNGATGEPNLVSTNFQYTDNRTNPHAPFLRVTGTVTNNGNATANNCFVHVNAIRSGNETAIDTTQGFKSLEPGESTQIDMEFPYTGDALMAYNAVLEWTN; encoded by the coding sequence ATGAGCACCCAAAAAAACATCTCGCGCAAAGTCCTAGCCAGCGCCGCAATCATCATAATCGCAACCGTTGCCATAGCCGCAGTTATAGTCACCTATTACTGGCCCTCACCCCAAACCAAACCAACCAACGGAAACGGGGCAACAGGCGAACCTAACCTAGTCAGCACAAACTTCCAATACACGGATAACCGCACCAACCCACACGCGCCGTTCCTGCGCGTAACAGGCACCGTCACAAACAACGGCAACGCCACAGCAAACAACTGCTTCGTCCACGTCAACGCGATTCGAAGCGGCAACGAAACCGCTATCGACACCACACAAGGCTTCAAATCGCTAGAACCGGGCGAAAGCACCCAAATCGACATGGAGTTCCCGTACACGGGCGACGCGCTGATGGCTTACAACGCGGTTCTGGAATGGACAAACTAA